One genomic region from Edaphobacter dinghuensis encodes:
- the ssb gene encoding single-stranded DNA-binding protein — MSKDVNKVIFLGNVGQDPEIKVLPSGTRVANFSLATTERFRDEMGEYHDRTEWHYLVALNKRADVIRDYVQKGSKIFIEGKQQTRSWTDKSSGEKRYRTEVLILDISLLSPFDSSRNGQNGNGHRGHSTSTQSNGNGEFNHSPVPQEAMANTYGEPAYDDEIPF, encoded by the coding sequence ATGTCGAAGGACGTGAACAAGGTTATTTTTCTCGGAAACGTTGGGCAAGACCCAGAGATCAAGGTTCTGCCGAGTGGCACTCGGGTAGCCAACTTCTCACTGGCAACAACCGAGCGATTCAGGGACGAGATGGGTGAATATCACGATCGCACCGAGTGGCACTACCTCGTTGCGTTGAACAAACGTGCGGATGTCATCCGAGACTACGTCCAGAAGGGCTCGAAGATCTTCATCGAAGGTAAGCAGCAGACACGCTCGTGGACGGACAAGTCGTCTGGAGAGAAGCGATACCGGACCGAGGTCTTGATTCTGGACATCAGTCTCCTGTCGCCGTTTGATTCTTCGCGGAACGGGCAGAACGGTAACGGCCATCGCGGGCATTCCACATCTACACAATCGAACGGCAACGGAGAGTTCAACCATTCGCCCGTTCCACAGGAAGCAATGGCAAACACCTACGGTGAGCCTGCATACGACGACGAAATTCCGTTTTGA
- a CDS encoding PRTRC system protein C: MAILTATALRREFVYNGTVIPDPNPAMSPEQVRDVLVAAYPEIATAALTGPELKGDTARYNFSRAIGSKG; the protein is encoded by the coding sequence ATGGCTATCCTCACCGCTACCGCTCTTCGTCGCGAGTTCGTCTATAACGGAACCGTAATCCCCGACCCAAACCCAGCCATGTCTCCAGAGCAGGTGCGCGATGTGCTTGTCGCCGCGTATCCGGAAATCGCCACCGCCGCACTGACTGGCCCGGAGCTCAAGGGCGATACCGCGCGCTACAACTTCTCACGCGCCATCGGAAGCAAGGGTTAG
- a CDS encoding DUF6094 domain-containing protein — protein sequence MRSSGRLKLGYYPLPEPEGVRLRNLLDFPPEGASVLDPCVGAGDALRQITENAGASLYGVELDTERARCATASGISTIHGNLFGASSAEESFSLLYLNPPYDHEIGSYDNKRMEYLFLKHTYPWLVQGGILIFVVLHAQLEPCIPLLSSEFGWFQVFRLTDPESERFDQIVLLAARKRVPADAQEMNRKALVEAIYRSPLPALTGAEPKYAVPATPPAKLTYRGLPLDEIETLLPQSSAWRKVAAFLLPREDAAIERPITPFHPGHVGLLCTAGMLNGVAGNGEDRHIARWQTKKYVTTFTEAEEKYTEIHRQERFSNEVAIIYANGRTLVLTDKKKGEEGGERAPAVGTA from the coding sequence ATGCGAAGCAGCGGAAGGCTGAAGCTCGGCTATTATCCCCTGCCCGAACCGGAGGGAGTCCGCCTCCGCAATCTTCTCGATTTCCCGCCCGAGGGTGCAAGCGTACTTGATCCATGCGTAGGTGCTGGCGACGCACTGAGACAAATCACCGAGAATGCGGGAGCCTCTCTCTATGGGGTGGAACTGGATACAGAACGTGCGCGGTGCGCCACCGCGTCAGGTATCTCTACGATCCACGGAAACCTCTTCGGAGCGAGCTCGGCGGAGGAGAGTTTCTCGCTTCTATACCTGAATCCTCCCTACGATCACGAGATAGGCTCCTATGACAACAAACGCATGGAGTACCTGTTCCTCAAGCACACGTATCCGTGGCTGGTGCAGGGCGGAATACTCATCTTCGTTGTACTGCACGCGCAGCTCGAACCTTGCATTCCACTGTTGTCCTCCGAATTCGGCTGGTTTCAGGTCTTTCGATTAACAGACCCCGAGTCGGAGCGGTTTGACCAGATCGTCCTGCTGGCAGCCCGCAAACGAGTTCCTGCCGACGCGCAGGAAATGAACCGAAAAGCTCTCGTTGAGGCGATCTACAGGAGTCCGCTCCCGGCGTTGACTGGCGCAGAGCCCAAATACGCAGTCCCGGCGACGCCGCCCGCCAAGCTCACCTACCGTGGCCTTCCTCTTGATGAGATCGAGACTCTGCTGCCGCAGTCTTCCGCATGGAGGAAGGTCGCCGCCTTTCTACTACCGCGAGAAGATGCAGCGATCGAGCGCCCTATCACCCCATTTCACCCGGGGCATGTCGGGTTGCTGTGCACCGCGGGAATGCTGAATGGAGTCGCCGGCAACGGAGAAGACCGCCACATCGCACGATGGCAGACAAAGAAGTACGTCACCACCTTCACCGAGGCAGAAGAAAAATATACGGAGATCCACCGGCAGGAGCGGTTCTCGAACGAAGTTGCCATTATCTACGCGAATGGCCGAACCCTTGTACTTACCGACAAGAAGAAGGGAGAAGAGGGTGGAGAACGCGCACCTGCGGTTGGGACGGCTTGA
- a CDS encoding AAA family ATPase gives MNTLMEDFVAVPAYNNHVIVEKDDMAPTLNEYWSGRRSAYRETIARLRALTNDEDAERVWRSFCRHQTSFLRRIVQGGADAAKVALVQDLGWEERFARDAKRVFLKEAKAELWIPVSQMPLRIVRGPGLRRDYDVVSYPDYNGPALEIGKAVVAVSWQHQALFLLLPPSGQFTALNTFLFSLDGATWSTEDVFPVAFLGVIEEHRSEILDAERAFSRLHQQWQATDGANRAQAQLEDIDRVAALWEKVRIPERQKLELLRRFALFEEGDPAAPMGLFLKGPPGTGKTLIGSTLAETLRCHWQLLSLPDFKGDKLGEGAQRVRARWEEARGHQPSIMLVDDCEGVFTQRGSLGADKMSEEIVESFLPEWDGVKGRSRVLVIGISNRPEKVDGAIRSRFGWEMEITLPQSEDRSATFEQEARQFGVSSQFPDDVAELTQGLSGRDLKEVARSLRSLELTGGITRSDMIEAIQAYRRSKDVVVEDNVGWDDLIVDETITDRLRVISTLLKESEKWRSHGASIPKSLLLIGPSSADLARIAKAIAKDTGLNFMAPTMAQVKATILGGSANQLSQLFERGRSMAPAILFLANLETLAPRQSAFDAKDRLTEEIASQLQQEIDGIRVKANQVFVIATTPDLSRVDESVLNCFAERLVLPAPNPEMRPKLLRTFLMGKALNFPLDEGVQILANRLDGNPVSGTDLEQWVREAERKALLRAVRMGGPEHLRIELDDF, from the coding sequence ATGAATACGTTGATGGAAGATTTCGTCGCCGTTCCGGCCTACAATAACCATGTCATCGTGGAGAAGGATGACATGGCCCCCACTCTCAATGAATATTGGAGCGGGCGTAGATCAGCTTATCGAGAAACGATCGCGCGCCTGCGAGCACTGACAAACGACGAAGACGCTGAACGTGTGTGGCGCAGCTTCTGCCGGCACCAGACCTCCTTTCTCCGAAGGATCGTTCAGGGCGGGGCCGACGCAGCGAAAGTCGCATTGGTTCAAGATCTGGGGTGGGAGGAACGTTTCGCGCGGGATGCGAAGCGCGTCTTTCTGAAAGAGGCCAAGGCAGAACTCTGGATTCCTGTCAGCCAGATGCCTCTTCGGATCGTCCGTGGGCCTGGCCTTCGGAGAGATTACGACGTCGTTAGCTACCCAGACTATAACGGACCTGCCCTTGAAATCGGGAAGGCAGTCGTAGCCGTGAGCTGGCAACACCAAGCGCTGTTCCTGCTGCTGCCTCCATCCGGGCAGTTCACGGCGCTCAACACCTTTCTGTTTTCTCTCGACGGAGCCACCTGGAGCACAGAAGACGTCTTTCCGGTCGCCTTCCTCGGGGTGATCGAAGAGCACCGAAGCGAGATCCTGGATGCCGAAAGAGCATTTTCGCGACTTCATCAGCAATGGCAGGCTACAGACGGTGCAAATAGGGCGCAGGCTCAACTCGAGGACATCGACCGCGTAGCAGCGCTTTGGGAGAAGGTACGCATTCCAGAACGCCAGAAACTGGAACTGCTTCGCAGATTCGCGCTTTTCGAGGAGGGCGATCCGGCAGCACCGATGGGGTTGTTCCTGAAAGGCCCTCCAGGAACTGGCAAAACCTTGATCGGCTCAACGCTTGCTGAAACATTACGCTGCCATTGGCAGCTGCTATCCCTCCCGGATTTCAAAGGGGACAAGCTCGGAGAAGGTGCGCAACGGGTTCGGGCCCGATGGGAAGAAGCTCGCGGCCACCAGCCTTCCATCATGCTCGTCGACGATTGTGAGGGGGTGTTCACGCAGCGCGGCTCTCTCGGGGCGGACAAGATGAGTGAGGAGATTGTCGAATCCTTCCTTCCAGAATGGGATGGAGTTAAAGGACGCTCTCGCGTTCTCGTGATCGGCATCAGTAATCGTCCGGAGAAGGTGGATGGTGCGATCCGCTCCCGCTTCGGATGGGAAATGGAGATCACGCTTCCGCAAAGTGAGGATAGAAGCGCGACTTTTGAACAGGAAGCTCGTCAATTCGGCGTTTCCTCGCAATTTCCTGACGATGTCGCCGAGCTGACGCAAGGTCTGAGCGGCCGGGATTTGAAAGAGGTGGCGCGATCACTCCGGTCTCTCGAGCTCACGGGTGGTATCACGCGTAGTGACATGATCGAAGCGATCCAAGCGTATCGAAGATCGAAAGATGTTGTCGTCGAGGATAACGTTGGTTGGGACGATTTGATCGTCGACGAGACTATCACCGACCGACTTCGCGTGATCTCCACATTACTGAAAGAATCGGAGAAATGGCGGTCGCACGGAGCTTCGATTCCCAAGAGCCTGCTCCTGATTGGCCCATCGAGCGCCGATCTCGCTCGGATAGCAAAGGCCATTGCCAAAGACACTGGATTGAACTTCATGGCACCCACCATGGCCCAGGTCAAGGCTACGATCCTTGGCGGGAGTGCCAACCAGCTCTCTCAGCTTTTCGAACGCGGGCGGTCGATGGCACCGGCTATTCTCTTTCTGGCAAACCTGGAAACATTAGCTCCGAGACAATCCGCTTTTGACGCAAAAGATCGTCTGACCGAAGAGATCGCCTCTCAGCTGCAGCAGGAGATTGACGGCATCCGCGTCAAGGCGAATCAGGTTTTTGTCATCGCCACAACTCCCGATCTCAGCCGCGTGGATGAATCTGTTTTGAACTGCTTCGCCGAACGCCTGGTGCTCCCGGCGCCCAACCCCGAAATGCGGCCAAAGCTGCTACGCACATTTCTTATGGGCAAAGCTCTCAATTTTCCTCTTGATGAGGGAGTTCAGATTCTTGCGAACAGATTGGACGGCAATCCGGTCAGCGGGACCGACCTTGAGCAGTGGGTTCGTGAGGCTGAACGAAAAGCCCTGCTGCGCGCCGTACGAATGGGAGGTCCCGAGCATCTGCGGATCGAACTCGACGACTTTTAA
- a CDS encoding HNH endonuclease signature motif containing protein: MKERRPWQEWELRLLHAEYPNSPTAKVAADLNRSVTSVYQRALLSGLHKSTSYLASPDACRLRRGDNIGAAHRFLRGHVPANKGLRRPGWSPGRMAETQFKAGSKPHTWRPIGSTRYSKEGYLQRKVSDTGYPPRDWVAVHILMWQEKHGPVPKGFAVCFKDGDKSHLVLDNFELVSRRELMRRNTIHRFPPELADVIRLNGALKRRLRKHHEEHDHGSSQPSV, translated from the coding sequence ATGAAAGAGCGACGTCCATGGCAAGAGTGGGAACTGCGTCTCCTTCATGCGGAGTATCCGAACAGCCCCACGGCCAAAGTTGCGGCTGATCTTAACCGGAGCGTGACTTCGGTCTACCAGCGAGCCCTGCTTTCGGGGTTGCACAAATCCACGAGCTATCTTGCCAGCCCCGACGCCTGTCGTCTTCGGCGAGGAGACAATATCGGAGCAGCCCATCGCTTCCTGCGTGGGCATGTTCCAGCGAACAAGGGATTGCGCAGGCCGGGATGGTCACCTGGCCGCATGGCCGAGACTCAGTTCAAAGCCGGCAGCAAACCTCATACCTGGCGACCAATCGGTTCCACACGCTACTCGAAAGAAGGCTATCTCCAGCGCAAGGTCTCGGATACGGGTTATCCGCCACGCGACTGGGTTGCCGTCCACATCCTCATGTGGCAAGAGAAGCACGGACCCGTGCCAAAGGGTTTCGCGGTCTGTTTCAAAGACGGCGACAAATCTCACCTCGTGCTCGACAACTTCGAGCTCGTTTCCCGCCGTGAACTGATGCGGCGAAACACCATTCATCGCTTTCCGCCGGAGCTGGCGGATGTCATCCGGCTTAACGGCGCTCTCAAGCGCAGATTGAGAAAACACCATGAAGAACACGATCACGGATCTTCGCAACCATCTGTTTGA
- a CDS encoding Rad52/Rad22 family DNA repair protein: METRGGRLTAEERRSLEEKLSQPFPPEIIRWLVEERTPDRSKGKLLAYVDPRAYTDRLNEVVGPSGWHDRYSVNAISGVPRPERGGTVQSGKIFVLCHLTIHGFGTKPGTGERWADEKNALARAESQALRRACSRFGLGRYLYSLGEAWVRLDGAGSPVSVPELPQWALPGTSRIVVPSASVSTQSTPRNFLDTRITSRIESFKSCLGEPIYLEILHRVGQCQSARAILTRDCQTEVLRWMEAAARRANRIKTLTRVLGTAQLMEEMGDLQITSGMSIPSLQALTELLENMESIAQQHAA, encoded by the coding sequence ATGGAAACGCGTGGAGGTCGGCTCACAGCGGAGGAGCGCCGCTCGCTGGAAGAGAAGCTCTCTCAGCCGTTTCCCCCGGAAATCATTCGATGGCTTGTAGAGGAAAGGACGCCCGATCGAAGCAAGGGGAAACTGCTGGCCTACGTTGATCCTCGTGCATACACGGACCGGCTCAATGAAGTTGTAGGACCCTCGGGCTGGCATGATCGCTATTCGGTCAATGCGATCTCCGGTGTTCCACGACCGGAGCGCGGTGGAACCGTGCAGAGCGGCAAAATATTCGTTCTGTGCCACCTAACCATTCACGGGTTCGGAACAAAACCTGGAACTGGCGAGCGGTGGGCGGATGAAAAAAATGCCCTTGCACGCGCCGAATCTCAGGCCTTGCGCCGGGCCTGCAGCCGCTTCGGACTCGGACGCTATCTCTACAGCCTAGGCGAAGCTTGGGTCAGGCTGGATGGCGCAGGAAGTCCAGTGTCGGTACCAGAGCTCCCGCAGTGGGCGTTGCCGGGAACTTCTCGCATTGTTGTCCCCTCGGCTTCTGTTTCAACGCAGTCTACTCCCAGGAATTTTCTCGACACCCGAATTACAAGTAGGATCGAGAGCTTCAAGAGCTGCCTGGGTGAACCGATCTATCTTGAGATCCTGCACCGGGTTGGGCAATGCCAGTCTGCCCGGGCAATTTTGACCCGAGATTGCCAAACCGAGGTGCTTCGCTGGATGGAAGCGGCGGCGCGACGTGCCAACCGAATAAAAACCCTGACAAGGGTTCTCGGCACCGCACAGCTGATGGAGGAGATGGGGGACCTCCAGATCACGTCAGGAATGTCCATTCCCAGTCTCCAGGCCTTGACCGAACTGCTTGAAAACATGGAATCCATTGCGCAGCAGCACGCCGCCTAG
- a CDS encoding DEAD/DEAH box helicase — protein METCYDYLRTYASELGSRIVEMYPPLQGPKDPLAPELKTLLRKPLPVQGMTITGCAKYLKTAKAVSIVGECGTGKTLMSAGIVHAHAEGNPYSAIVMCPPHLVLKWAREIFITVPNARVFVIYDFRNGGDPKKPHGVTEMRLRNGHAVSKGEHTTLSDLRRMGRRAWRRRWTTPTYFVVSKETGKLGYYWKHAYSIRSTRLERRLVTNPDTGLPIPNPEGGYLREADFSDTKLSENFERAYKGTRGHSSLWQADKSKTQRMAPLEFISRYMRNYWDYAIADELHQLANDTAQGNNLDVLRRCAKKLIGATGTLMGGYASDLFRLLFRMNPRKMVAEGFECSSAGESDFQALYGVLESIEKIHHSDNACSRAEKSTSRLVRRPGASPLLFGKFLLSSTVFVSLEDIAHFLPPYEESVLQIEMGETLSKAYRKIERDIRAALEAHKKNRSLMSLMMHRLMLYPDHPFGIGEIWGKVFDPQVQQMVPVLVTRAPELPRDVVYPKEQKLIDDIRSELSQGRRCQVYATFTTEHDVLGRLEHVLQNAGIRVAVLRPSVPPLERERWYERQIQNGIEVVICHPKLVETGLDLLWFPTIYFYETGYSLHTLRQASRRSWRIGQFLDVRVKFFVYAGSTQVTCLRLMGRKMLVALMMEGKFSGEGIHSMGIEEDLVAAMARELVEQGGVGESADAVWDELKRERISQFSTMPKIELPQEEEAETAAFEVFDTALSHPSGLTLVHSNPEKRKKPDSLWPTGYVVGEQLKLFG, from the coding sequence ATGGAAACCTGCTACGACTACCTGCGCACCTATGCCTCGGAATTGGGCTCACGCATTGTGGAGATGTATCCGCCACTTCAGGGGCCAAAGGATCCGTTAGCGCCCGAGTTAAAGACACTCCTGCGCAAGCCGTTGCCGGTTCAGGGCATGACGATTACTGGCTGTGCAAAGTATCTGAAGACAGCGAAGGCGGTCAGCATCGTCGGGGAGTGCGGAACCGGAAAAACGCTGATGTCCGCCGGCATCGTCCATGCTCACGCGGAGGGCAATCCCTACAGCGCCATCGTAATGTGCCCACCGCACCTTGTGCTCAAGTGGGCACGCGAGATCTTCATCACGGTCCCCAACGCCCGCGTCTTCGTCATCTACGACTTCCGCAACGGGGGAGATCCGAAGAAGCCGCATGGCGTGACTGAGATGCGGCTTCGCAATGGTCATGCGGTCTCAAAGGGAGAACATACGACCCTCTCTGATCTCCGGAGGATGGGCCGCCGAGCCTGGCGTCGCAGGTGGACGACTCCGACCTATTTTGTGGTGAGCAAGGAGACGGGCAAGCTTGGCTACTACTGGAAGCACGCCTATTCCATTCGATCCACACGACTCGAGAGACGTCTGGTTACCAATCCTGATACCGGCCTGCCGATCCCGAATCCGGAGGGCGGGTATCTCCGCGAGGCGGACTTCAGCGACACCAAGCTCTCAGAAAACTTCGAGCGTGCTTACAAAGGCACGCGGGGTCACAGCTCCCTTTGGCAGGCGGATAAGAGCAAAACCCAGCGGATGGCGCCGCTCGAGTTTATCAGCCGCTACATGCGCAACTACTGGGACTATGCCATCGCCGATGAGCTTCATCAACTGGCGAATGACACAGCCCAGGGGAACAACCTCGATGTCCTGCGGCGTTGTGCGAAGAAACTCATCGGAGCAACCGGAACACTGATGGGCGGCTACGCGAGCGACCTGTTCCGACTCCTCTTCCGGATGAACCCACGGAAGATGGTTGCCGAAGGATTTGAGTGTTCGAGTGCAGGTGAAAGCGACTTCCAGGCCCTGTACGGGGTGCTCGAATCCATTGAGAAGATCCATCATTCCGACAACGCCTGCAGCCGCGCGGAAAAGAGCACTTCACGTCTGGTGCGGCGGCCGGGAGCGTCTCCACTCCTGTTCGGCAAGTTCCTCCTGTCGTCTACGGTCTTCGTATCGCTTGAAGACATTGCACATTTTCTACCCCCTTACGAAGAGAGCGTGCTTCAGATCGAGATGGGAGAAACGCTGTCGAAGGCGTACCGCAAGATCGAGAGAGACATCCGCGCAGCACTGGAGGCACACAAGAAAAATCGCAGCCTGATGAGCCTCATGATGCACCGGCTCATGCTCTATCCCGATCATCCCTTCGGCATCGGGGAGATCTGGGGCAAGGTCTTCGATCCGCAGGTGCAGCAGATGGTGCCGGTCCTGGTGACGCGCGCACCGGAATTGCCCCGGGATGTTGTCTATCCAAAAGAACAGAAGCTGATTGACGATATCCGTTCCGAACTCAGTCAGGGCAGGCGCTGCCAGGTCTATGCGACGTTTACCACTGAGCATGACGTGCTTGGCCGCCTTGAACACGTTCTGCAAAACGCAGGAATCCGTGTTGCGGTGTTGCGACCGAGCGTTCCTCCTCTCGAACGAGAACGCTGGTATGAACGACAGATCCAGAACGGAATCGAAGTCGTGATCTGCCATCCCAAGTTGGTGGAGACCGGCCTCGACCTTCTCTGGTTTCCGACAATCTACTTCTACGAAACGGGGTACTCGCTGCACACGCTCCGTCAGGCCTCGCGCCGTTCCTGGCGTATCGGGCAATTTCTCGATGTGCGTGTGAAGTTCTTTGTCTATGCCGGCTCGACACAGGTGACGTGCCTGCGCCTGATGGGCCGCAAGATGCTGGTCGCGCTGATGATGGAGGGAAAGTTCTCGGGCGAGGGCATCCACTCGATGGGCATCGAAGAGGATCTCGTCGCGGCCATGGCGCGAGAACTCGTCGAGCAAGGCGGCGTGGGTGAATCTGCCGACGCCGTCTGGGATGAGCTGAAGCGGGAACGCATCTCCCAGTTCTCGACGATGCCGAAGATCGAGCTTCCCCAAGAGGAAGAAGCGGAGACTGCGGCTTTTGAAGTGTTCGACACCGCACTTTCGCACCCGTCCGGCCTCACCCTTGTTCATTCAAACCCGGAGAAACGAAAGAAGCCGGATTCTCTCTGGCCAACAGGCTATGTCGTCGGAGAGCAGCTGAAGCTCTTCGGTTGA
- a CDS encoding nucleotidyltransferase domain-containing protein yields the protein MMTNDYPSLAWIKRELRNNISARYRGTILDGFIVGSEAKGTARPDSDLDVAIIIPNRRHLTSLQVSERWHMRQTWPIRWKDRKVDIQFFYADDPELSSYSRIPLSKNTKRRSLRAKNTQC from the coding sequence ATGATGACGAATGACTATCCTAGCCTTGCCTGGATTAAGAGGGAGCTCCGCAACAATATTAGCGCAAGATACAGAGGCACCATTCTGGACGGCTTCATTGTTGGTTCCGAAGCCAAAGGAACGGCACGCCCTGACTCCGATCTGGATGTTGCCATCATTATTCCGAATCGTCGACACCTCACGTCGCTTCAAGTATCCGAGCGATGGCATATGCGTCAGACATGGCCGATTCGATGGAAAGACCGGAAAGTAGACATCCAATTCTTCTACGCAGATGACCCAGAGCTGAGCAGCTATTCAAGAATCCCTCTTTCCAAGAACACCAAACGTCGCAGCTTACGAGCAAAGAACACTCAATGCTGA
- a CDS encoding type II toxin-antitoxin system VapC family toxin, which translates to MPILFDSSVYIEALRGDFNAPLLMQRWSRESPLWLSSVVLEELYAGAQTADHRILEKLERDFAKANRILVPSLNDWTHTGKLLALMGSKYGYENIGRARLTNDALIATSAARLGVTVITVNARDFSRLAQHCPLQWQKRSLQEPVS; encoded by the coding sequence ATGCCTATTCTGTTCGACTCTTCGGTTTATATCGAGGCATTGCGGGGAGACTTCAACGCTCCACTCTTAATGCAACGATGGTCCCGTGAATCTCCTCTATGGTTGAGCTCCGTCGTTCTGGAGGAACTCTATGCTGGAGCACAAACGGCGGACCACCGCATTCTCGAAAAACTCGAGCGTGACTTTGCAAAAGCGAATCGTATTCTTGTGCCCAGCCTTAACGACTGGACTCATACGGGTAAACTACTAGCTCTTATGGGCAGCAAGTACGGCTATGAGAACATTGGCCGAGCCCGACTTACGAACGACGCTCTGATCGCTACGAGTGCCGCTCGTCTGGGAGTCACCGTAATCACGGTGAATGCGCGCGATTTCAGTCGCCTAGCGCAACACTGTCCGCTTCAGTGGCAAAAAAGAAGTCTTCAAGAGCCGGTCAGTTGA
- a CDS encoding protein-tyrosine phosphatase family protein, producing MGRFDLLLNLTGSSVLARHVIPVQQLAHWEKPPLVPEIVLDWPDMGVIDLPRQFWSELVAHLASTRSSLLVFCVGGHGRTGTAIASIMTVCGWESADAIAWVRANYCTRAIETKLQEHYVHRIAGENAPINSTTLPF from the coding sequence ATGGGAAGGTTCGATCTTCTACTGAACCTGACCGGTTCCTCCGTACTGGCGCGGCATGTTATTCCAGTCCAGCAGCTGGCCCATTGGGAAAAGCCGCCTCTTGTCCCGGAAATCGTGCTTGATTGGCCTGACATGGGAGTCATCGACCTGCCGCGGCAGTTCTGGTCGGAACTCGTTGCACACCTGGCCAGCACGCGGTCGAGCCTCCTGGTTTTCTGCGTTGGCGGCCATGGACGGACCGGCACGGCCATCGCATCCATCATGACGGTTTGCGGTTGGGAGAGTGCCGACGCGATCGCATGGGTCCGCGCGAACTACTGTACGCGGGCCATCGAAACCAAGTTGCAGGAACACTACGTTCACCGGATCGCCGGAGAGAACGCTCCAATCAACTCAACCACGCTGCCGTTTTGA
- a CDS encoding NAD-dependent epimerase/dehydratase family protein codes for MNRRHFIEKSFIAGGAAVATLTLSRSAFATIPRKILVLGGTSFLGPAIVEAALIGGHEVTLFNRGRTHPELFPQLEKLRGFRALDERVQNLKSLEGRRRWDAIIDVWPCEPTLVASAATLLHDRTGHYLYVSSVGAYASYDRPNMNEEAPTRAFDGNEEDYSPAKAESERRLKAIVGNRLTIVRPNAIHGTRDVSPDILSWLLRAQRGGMHIGPGDGNDYAEETVDVKDVARFLVMSIERQMMGTFNLTGHPTTFRDYLASCNEVTDSDAQWIWIPKGFLVKQGIADWNHFLGWNTDPSDWGFNQISSQKALDAGWRPRPFRETALDILAYYRSPNSRIVDWRHPQIPWQDPLTPEKEQEVLSAWKSTSA; via the coding sequence ATGAATCGCAGGCATTTCATCGAAAAATCATTCATTGCTGGTGGCGCGGCAGTGGCAACCCTGACTCTTTCAAGATCGGCATTCGCAACCATTCCACGCAAAATCCTGGTCTTAGGAGGGACAAGCTTTCTTGGACCGGCAATCGTCGAGGCAGCCCTGATTGGAGGCCATGAAGTAACGCTCTTCAATCGTGGCCGAACCCATCCTGAATTGTTTCCGCAACTCGAAAAGCTCCGGGGCTTTCGCGCCCTTGATGAGCGAGTGCAGAATCTGAAATCGCTCGAAGGACGGCGCCGTTGGGATGCAATTATCGATGTATGGCCTTGCGAACCAACGCTGGTTGCGAGCGCTGCGACCTTGTTACACGATCGAACCGGCCACTATCTCTACGTCTCCTCGGTCGGCGCCTATGCCTCTTATGATCGGCCAAACATGAATGAGGAAGCGCCTACCAGGGCCTTCGATGGCAATGAAGAGGACTACTCGCCGGCGAAGGCGGAGAGTGAGCGTCGGCTTAAAGCAATCGTTGGAAACAGACTTACCATTGTCCGCCCGAATGCCATTCATGGAACCAGAGATGTCTCTCCGGATATACTTTCCTGGCTTCTGCGCGCTCAACGCGGAGGAATGCACATCGGGCCTGGTGACGGCAATGATTATGCTGAGGAGACTGTGGATGTAAAGGATGTCGCGCGATTCCTGGTTATGTCTATTGAGCGGCAGATGATGGGGACATTCAACCTCACTGGACATCCGACAACATTTCGGGATTATCTCGCCTCATGCAATGAAGTCACGGATTCGGATGCACAATGGATTTGGATTCCCAAGGGCTTTCTTGTCAAGCAAGGCATAGCCGACTGGAATCATTTCCTGGGCTGGAACACCGATCCGTCTGACTGGGGATTCAACCAGATCAGTAGCCAAAAAGCATTGGATGCCGGGTGGAGACCACGGCCGTTCAGGGAAACAGCGCTGGATATCCTCGCGTATTACCGCAGCCCAAATTCCAGGATCGTCGACTGGCGTCACCCGCAAATACCTTGGCAAGATCCGCTCACGCCAGAGAAAGAGCAAGAAGTATTAAGCGCCTGGAAGAGCACTTCTGCCTGA